From the genome of Candidozyma auris chromosome 2, complete sequence, one region includes:
- the NIP1 gene encoding translation initiation factor eIF3 core subunit c, producing the protein MSRFFAAGYTSDTSSEEEDLLSGSEEELMSSSEEEFSTDSEFDNDSDESSSEDEDYSGAGPSYFLKKDFLKGSGGDSDSDSDNEGRKVVKSGKEKLLDDMRESVDSIYNSRNLENWSAVLNEFDRLGRLLIKANQQNMQNPNFYYKMLGELEQSLLSEAANQEKKKLPTDQNRSYNTMKQRVKKAVKEYQVYLDYYKENPTAFDTEEPLNIASTLTSNDTGVGGAVVGSISGTTRSLSPVFHQLKQISESRGKKNIDKVEQVTILEKLLQDALSSDKLFEIISVYQMLLSVRFDASSNQSYMPIEAWKQNEKDFLDFLHLLEKHSNEYCVSESGVATDDIDIEPPANEKGVKVILGSVAAIVERLDDEFTKSLQNTDPHSTEYVDRLKDEPGLYSLIIRAQVYVEATTSISDHLARIALRRLDHIYYKPDQLIEQNEKVAWESTWEGAGVENSLLYTKGKSPSEVMTSLTDFLSKQESKIYNKQAILCKTYYFAVNNKYAEARELFLNSQIYSTIASADSATQVLYNRALVQLGLGAFKAGKIEESHQILNEIINTQRLKELLGQGYNSKYPSQVTTAEKQKLSPFHMHINLELVECVFMTSSMLIEIPALAASATSIKDNKRKASIKSFKSKLEFHERQYFTGPPESIKDHLIYASRYLQKGNWDKAYQLLSSIKIWRLFADNESLLSMLKQQLQVEGLRTYIFTYKAIFTKLSLEKLSRQFALEQSTIQSIIEKMLAQGEISGSLDEAKAFVNFTTDEPQRSKLQELASIMNEKLGVLLDKNEKTSSNGHSRKQPSQQQQQQQKEQKEQKESQQEESSKFRHANVNTNNDEFQVTA; encoded by the coding sequence ATGTCCCGATTCTTTGCGGCTGGTTACACTTCAGACACCTCGTCGGAGGAGGAGGACCTTTTGTCAGGATccgaggaagagttgatgtcttcttctgaggAGGAATTCTCCACCGACTCTGAATTTGACAACGATTCGGACGAACTGAGCTCGGAGGATGAAGACTACAGTGGTGCCGGTCCCTCTtactttttgaagaaagatttcTTGAAAGGTTCTGGTGGTGACAGCGATCTGGACTCTGACAATGAGGGAAGAAAGGTTGTCAAGTCAGGTAAAGAGAAATTACTAGACGATATGAGAGAGCTGGTAGATCTGATTTACAACTCAAGAAACTTGGAAAACTGGAGCGCTGTCTTAAACGAATTCGACAGGTTAGGCAGATTattgatcaaggccaaCCAGCAGAACATGCAAAATCCAAACTTTTACTACAAAATGTTAGGAGAGTTGGAGCAGTCATTGCTCTCAGAGGCAGCCAaccaagagaagaagaagcttcccACTGACCAGAACAGATCTTACAACACCATGAAGCAAAGAGTCAAGAAGGCCGTCAAGGAGTACCAGGTGTATTTGGACTACTACAAGGAAAACCCTACAGCATTTGACACAGAGGAGCCTCTCAATATTGCCTCCACCTTAACCAGCAATGACACtggtgttggtggtgcAGTTGTCGGCTCGATTTCCGGTACCACCAGATCATTGAGCCCCGTGTTCCACCAATTGAAGCAAATCTCTGAGTCAAGAGGTAAGAAGAATATCGATAAAGTGGAGCAAGTCACTATTTTAGAAAAGTTATTACAGGACGCCTTGTCGCTGgacaagctctttgagatcATCTCTGTCTACCAGATGTTGCTCTCGGTGAGATTTGacgcttcttcaaatcagTCTTATATGCCAATTGAAGCCTGGAAACAGAATGAGAAAGAtttcttggacttcttgcatctcttggagaagcaCTCCAACGAGTACTGTGTTTCTGAGTCTGGTGTTGCCACCGATGATATCGATATTGAGCCTCCTGCCAACGAAAAGGGTGTCAAGGTGATCTTGGGCTCAGTTGCTGCTATTGTCGAAAGGTTGGACGACGAATTCACCAAGTCCTTGCAGAACACCGACCCTCACTCCACTGAGTATGTTGATAGATTGAAGGATGAGCCTGGTCTCTACCTGTTGATTATCAGAGCTCAAGTCTACGTCGAGGCCACTACCAGCATCTCTGATCATTTGGCAAGAATCGCTCTCCGTAGGTTGGACCACATTTACTACAAGCCAGACCAGCTCATCGAACAGAACGAGAAGGTTGCATGGGAGAGCACCTGGGAAGGAGCTGGTGTGGAGAACTCTTTACTTTACACCAAGGGCAAGTCTCCATCGGAGGTGATGACTTCGTTAACAgatttcttgagcaaaCAAGAAAGCAAGATCTACAACAAACAGGCAATCTTGTGCAAGACATACTACTTCGCCGTCAACAACAAATATGCCGAGGCGAGAGAATTATTCTTGAATTCCCAGATATACAGCACCATCGCAAGTGCTGACTCTGCAACTCAGGTGTTGTATAACCGTGCACTTGTTCAGCTTGGGTTAGGTGCTTTCAAGGCTGGAAAGATCGAGGAGTCACACCAGATTTTGAATGAAATCATTAACACACAGAGACTCAAGGAATTGTTGGGTCAAGGTTACAACTCGAAATACCCTAGCCAGGTCACCACTGCAGAGAAGCAGAAATTGCTGCCATTCCACATGCACATCAACTTGGAGTTGGTTGAATGTGTCTTCATGACCCTGTCGATGTTGATCGAGATCCCAGCTTTGGCTGCTTCTGCCACTTCCATCAAAGacaacaagagaaaagcCAGCATCAAATCTTTCAAGAGCAAATTGGAATTCCACGAGAGACAATACTTTACGGGGCCCCCAGAGAGCATCAAGGACCACTTGATCTATGCCTCTCGCTACTTGCAAAAGGGTAATTGGGACAAGGCCTACCAATTGTTGTCGTCTATCAAAATCTGGAGGTTATTCGCCGACAACGAGCTGTTATTGCTGatgttgaagcagcagtTGCAGGTCGAGGGTTTGAGAACATACATCTTTACATATAAGgccatcttcaccaagttgtccttggagaagttgtcCAGGCAGTTTGCCCTTGAGCAAAGTACCATTCAATCGATAATTGAGAAGATGCTTGCTCAAGGCGAGATTCTGGGCTCTTTGGACGAGGCCAAGGCGTTTGTGAACTTCACTACTGACGAGCCTCAGAGAAGCAAGTTGCAAGAGTTGGCCAGTATCATGAACGAGAAGCTTGGAGTGTTGCTTGACAAGAATGAGAAGACATCATCGAATGGACATAGCCGTAAGCAGCCATctcagcagcaacaacagcaacagaAGGAGCAGAAGGAACAGAAGGAGTCACAGCAGGAAGAGAGCAGCAAGTTCCGTCACGCCAACGTGAACACCAACAACGACGAGTTCCAGGTGACCGCCTGA
- a CDS encoding SCF ubiquitin ligase complex subunit HRT3, producing the protein MGLSESDLEAITLYERGMEKEQLGLVSDAVSFYKAAEQINQHVEKLYRQERVPEAIQQLKDKHGKNVAHKVDEAAVRKIDVEKLLASWEHAEAHAPKVDDPDTWNDGDIVVKIGKLAVNGPSEEVAPLIHLPGEVWVHVLSHLIDTDPESWFHFGMTCKRHAYFAFGSSTLWKKLCYLIYPHQIYEDRTLNDPKILYTRCGSSWKKVLRQTPYVMFSGCYISVVNRYTSGGRSEFSSSWSNPVKTSTYYRYLRFYPDGLCLMALTALDPTVVVHQLSRKNTNKCIMENKEVSIHFDPATHPHKIYIGAWKISADGELQIRLYEGSVSYNTFYYYFKIKNLGSRPNSKLSWVRLFAVEKDSNGNDSPTGEEVDFSWENEKPFRFSRVKSYTNEL; encoded by the coding sequence ATGGGTCTCTCAGAACTGGATCTTGAAGCCATCACGCTTTATGAGCGAGGCATGGAGAAAGAGCAGCTAGGACTCGTTTCAGACGCCGTGAGTTTCTATAAAGCTGCTGAGCAAATCAACCAGCACGTGGAGAAGTTATATCGACAAGAAAGAGTACCTGAAGCAATTCAACAGCTCAAGGATAAGCATGGGAAGAACGTGGCCCATAAAGTCGATGAGGCAGCTGTGAGAAAGATAgatgtggagaagttgcTTGCTCTGTGGGAACATGCGGAAGCTCATGCGCCCAAGGTGGATGACCCAGATACTTGGAATGATGGAGATATAGTGGTGAAGATTGGCAAGTTAGCCGTCAATGGGCCCTCAGAAGAAGTGGCGCCTCTTATACACTTGCCTGGAGAAGTGTGGGTGCACGTTCTATCACATTTGATAGATACTGACCCAGAGCTGTGGTTTCACTTTGGCATGACTTGCAAGAGGCACGCGTATTTTGCGTTTGGCTCCTCTACATTGTGGAAAAAGCTATGTTACCTAATATATCCGCACCAGATATATGAAGACAGAACACTCAACGACCCCAAGATACTATATACTCGGTGTGGCTCGTCATGGAAGAAGGTTCTTCGACAAACGCCATACGTGATGTTTTCGGGGTGCTACATAAGCGTGGTGAACAGATATACGTCAGGTGGAAGAAGTGAATTCTCTCTGAGCTGGTCGAATCCGGTGAAAACGAGCACTTACTACCGATATCTTCGATTCTATCCTGATGGATTGTGTCTCATGGCATTAACTGCTTTGGATCCAACTGTAGTGGTCCACCAGTTGCTGAGAaaaaacacaaacaaaTGTATTATGGAGAACAAGGAAGTTTCTATTCATTTTGATCCAGCGACTCACCCGCATAAGATATACATTGGGGCGTGGAAGATCAGTGCAGACGGCGAGCTACAAATACGTTTATACGAAGGGTCAGTGTCGTACAACACGTTTTACTactacttcaagatcaaaaacCTTGGGAGCAGGCCAAATAGCAAGCTATCATGGGTGCGATTATTCGCCGTTGAGAAGGATCTGAATGGGAACGATTCTCCTACCGGAGAAGAGGTTGATTTTTCTTGGGAAAATGAAAAACCGTTTAGATTTTCTCGCGTGAAGTCGTACACTAACGAACTTTAA
- the NMT1 gene encoding glycylpeptide N-tetradecanoyltransferase NMT1, with translation MSDKPPKSIEELLKLMSMGEVLNETQKKQMKDYKFWKTQPVPSLDEVVDNYGPIEVKTPADVPDEPLPLLNEFYWSTIDVESSSELDEVYQLLYEHYVEDQDATFRFKYSHEFFKWALKPPGWRKEWHLGVRVRGTGKLVAFIAGVPVTLKLTKPGNLVKSVEINFLCIHKKLRSKRLTPVLIKEITRRVNKEDIWQALYTAGIVLPSPVSCCRYTHRPLNWSKLYDVGFSHLSQGQTKAKMVAHYSLPNQTKTDGLRLIKPEDIDQVLDLLHRYQERFDLVQIFTKDEAKHWFLGGDERASVIKTYVVEKEGKITDFFSYYLLPFSVLNNPTHDELGIAYLFYYASESAMTESFDAYKARLNSLISDALITSKEYNVDVFNALTSQDNPLFIKQNKFGSGDGFLNYYLFNYRMKPISGGIDPKTSQVIDDKGSGVGVVLF, from the coding sequence ATGTCAGATAAGCCGCCCAAACTGATCgaggagctcttgaagctcATGCTGATGGGCGAGGTGCTCAAtgaaacacaaaaaaagcaaatgaAGGATTACAAGTTCTGGAAAACTCAGCCGGTACCCAGCTTAGATGAGGTGGTGGATAACTATGGACCCATCGAGGTCAAGACTCCAGCAGACGTTCCCGATGAGCCGTTACCGCTTTTGAACGAGTTCTACTGGCTGACCATTGACGTTGAGTCTCTGTCCGAGTTAGACGAAGTGTACCAGCTTTTGTATGAACACTACGTGGAGGACCAAGATGCTACGTTCCGGTTCAAGTACTCCCACGAGTTTTTCAAATGGGCGTTGAAGCCTCCAGGATGGCGCAAAGAATGGCACTTGGGTGTGAGGGTTCGGGGAACCGGCAAGTTGGTAGCTTTCATTGCCGGTGTGCCCGTGACGCTTAAGTTGACAAAGCCAGGGAATTTGGTGAAGCTGGTGgagatcaacttcttatgcattcacaaaaaattgCGTTCAAAACGTTTGACCCCtgtgttgatcaaggaaattACTAGAAGAGTGAATAAGGAGGATATTTGGCAGGCTCTCTACACTGCGGGCATTGTGTTACCTTCTCCAGTATCCTGCTGCAGATACACCCACCGTCCCCTCAACTGGCTGAAGTTGTACGATGTGGGCTTCTCTCACCTTTCCCAGGGGCAAACGAAGGCTAAAATGGTGGCCCACTACTCCTTGCCTAATCAGACTAAGACAGACGGTCTTAGACTTATCAAACCTGAGGACATCGACCAAGTGCTTGATTTGCTTCATAGATACCAGGAAAGATTCGATCTTGTGCAGATCTTCACCAAGGATGAGGCGAAGCATTGGTTTTTGGGCGGCGACGAACGTGCTAGTGTGATAAAGACCTACGTTGTGGAGAAAGAGGGTAAGATTACTGACTTTTTCTCGTACTACTTGCTTCCATTTTCTGTGTTGAACAACCCTACGCACGATGAATTGGGCATTGCATATCTCTTCTATTACGCATCGGAGCTGGCCATGACTGAAAGCTTTGACGCCTACAAGGCTCGtctcaactccttgatcAGCGACGCATTGATCACCTCAAAAGAGTACAACGTGGACGTTTTCAACGCATTAACATCGCAGGATAACCCGTTGTTCATCAAACAGAACAAGTTTGGCAGCGGTGACGGTTTCTTGAATTACTACTTGTTTAATTACCGCATGAAGCCTATCAGCGGTGGCATTGATCCTAAGACAAGTCAAGTCATTGACGATAAAGGTAGTGGAGTGGGTGTTGTGCTCTTCTAA
- the PWP1 gene encoding rRNA-processing protein PWP1, which translates to MISSSCWVPRGFAAEFPEQYELDDAEMERITQMAQLELSDAKADLKEAQEREKGLKSEEDIDDDLKEYNLDTYDDDDEEDGETVSMFPGLTNTDASYKENEEGDGYLSLPTEVEQKQEKQEMQIYPTDNLVLATRTEDDVSYLDVYVYDDGAGAPEGSELEKGDELDDDVAQGMERESNLYVHHDLMLPAFPLCVEWVNFRPGTNAEDSSSNIGNFAAIGTFDPQIEIWNLDCIDKAFPDLILGEPQKNSFQSLSKKKKKKSKGKFVSTHHTDAVLSLAHNKTHRTALASTSADKTVKLWDLSQGVAVRSLNSVHQGKTVSSSQWHSQEASILLTGGYDGACGITDVRISDDNQMTKAYSVGGGQEVENVKWGAQPEIFYCGTDAGNVYCFDVRSQDKPLWTLHAHDTGISSLDVSANIPGMLITSAMSEKLVKLWKAPTEPKKGPSMVLSRDFGVGNVLTCSFAGDIEVAGNLTVGGASGSLKMWDCLSNKSVRNSFKDELKDLQRRARAEAQERGRASRIARKYNGDAKETLMSAEAGGFTDEEDSDVEGDAGMEE; encoded by the coding sequence ATGATCTCTTCGAGTTGCTGGGTTCCGAGAGGCTTTGCAGCTGAATTTCCTGAACAGTATGAATTGGACGATGCTGAAATGGAGAGAATCACCCAGATGGCCCAGTTGGAGTTATCAGATGCGAAAGCAGACCTTAAAGAGGCCCAGGAGAGGGAGAAAGGTCTCAAACTGGAGGAAGACATTGATGACGATTTAAAAGAATACAATCTAGATACCtacgatgatgacgatgaggaggacGGTGAAACTGTCTCCATGTTCCCTGGTCTCACTAACACTGATGCCTCTTATAAAGAGAACGAGGAAGGTGATGGGTACCTTTCCTTGCCAACCGAAGTCGAACAGAAACAGGAGAAACAAGAAATGCAGATCTACCCAACTGACAACTTGGTGTTGGCAACAAGAACTGAAGATGATGTTTCTTACCTTGATGTCTATGTGTATGATGACGGTGCTGGAGCCCCCGAAGGCAGTGAGCTTGAGAAGGGTGACGAGTTGGACGATGACGTTGCCCAGGGTATGGAGAGAGAATCGAACTTGTACGTGCACCACGACTTGATGTTGCCAGCATTCCCACTTTGCGTGGAGTGGGTGAACTTCCGGCCAGGAACCAATGCTGAAGACAGCTCTTCGAATATAGGCAACTTTGCCGCCATTGGTACTTTCGATCCACAAATCGAAATCTGGAATTTGGACTGTATTGACAAGGCTTTCCCGGACTTGATCTTGGGTGAGCCCCAAAAGAACTCCTTCCAGTcattgctgaagaagaagaaaaagaagagcaaaggTAAGTTCGTCTCTACCCACCACACGGACGCTGTGTTGTCTTTAGCTCATAATAAAACTCACAGGACAGCTTTGGCATCCACTTCTGCTGACAAGACTGTGAAGCTCTGGGATCTTTCTCAGGGTGTAGCCGTGAGGTCCCTCAACTCAGTGCATCAGGGTAAAACTGTGTCTCTGAGTCAGTGGCATTCGCAGGAAGCTTCAATTTTGTTGACCGGTGGTTACGACGGTGCGTGTGGTATTACTGACGTCAGAATCTCTGACGATAACCAAATGACCAAAGCATACTCTGTTGGTGGTGGCCAAGAAGTAGAGAACGTGAAGTGGGGAGCTCAGCCAGAGATCTTTTACTGTGGTACGGATGCCGGTAACGTGTACTGCTTTGATGTGAGATCGCAAGATAAGCCGCTCTGGACATTGCATGCCCACGACACTGGGATCTCCTCATTGGATGTCAGTGCCAACATACCAGGTATGTTGATCACATCTGCAATGAGCGAGAAGTTGGTCAAGCTCTGGAAAGCGCCAACGGAACCCAAGAAGGGCCCTTCCATGGTGTTGTCTAGAGATTTTGGTGTAGGTAACGTACTTACATGCTCTTTTGCCGGTGATATCGAGGTTGCTGGTAACTTGActgttggtggtgcttcAGGATCGTTAAAGATGTGGGACTGTCTTTCGAACAAGTCTGTGAGAAATTCCTTCAAGGACGAGTTGAAGGAccttcaaagaagagccagGGCTGAGGCCCAGGAGCGTGGCCGTGCATCCAGAATTGCCAGAAAGTATAACGGAGACGCCAAGGAGACGTTAATGAGCGCAGAAGCAGGAGGTTTTACCGATGAGGAGGACTCGGATGTCGAGGGAGACGCAGGCATGGAGGAGTAA
- the END3 gene encoding End3p has protein sequence MPRLEEWEIKKYWEIFQGLKPENNKLTGDRVSPVLKNSRLKDDQLSKIWDLSDIDADGRLDFEEFCITMRLIFDLVNGSMSEVPSELPGWLIPSSKAHLIHANRAVATGSTGNSSFEGDDDDNLSDDFDWYISPTDKGTYETIYNSNSDSYGRVRFDSLEGLYQTLTKVPRSDISSAWNLVNPKSFETIDKDQVLVFLHILNQRENGKRIPRGVPASLRATFSKEVPTYDLSAAAASTPSREISEPKAHDKKSFGTSYLNKIGQANNTDREKGTDFSATEGTDWEEVRLRRELANLEDLLEKAKQESKSGGKSSDNTTSDSALLKHEFEQLLKYKQNKLNAAQSVPNSDKDLTDVKNDIELIGSQVQVLEEFLAGKENELTKLQQELSSLT, from the coding sequence ATGCCCCGTTTGGAAGAGTGGGAGATCAAAAAGTACTGGGAGATTTTCCAAGGGCTCAAGCCCGAGAACAACAAGCTTACAGGTGACCGTGTCTCGCcggtgttgaagaattctcGTCTTAAAGACGACCAGTTATCGAAGATATGGGACTTGTCAGATATCGATGCGGATGGCCGCCTAGACTTTGAGGAATTTTGTATTACCATGAGATTGATTTTTGACTTGGTCAATGGATCGATGCTGGAAGTGCCGCTGGAATTGCCAGGATGGCTCATTCCATCTTCAAAGGCACACTTGATACACGCAAACAGGGCGGTGGCCACGGGCTCAACTGGCAATTCTTCGTTTGAGGGtgacgacgatgacaaTTTGTCGGACGACTTTGACTGGTATATATCTCCTACGGATAAGGGCACGTACGAGACCATATACAATTCCAATAGCGATTCATACGGACGTGTACGGTTCGATTCTCTCGAAGGATTGTATCAGACGCTTACAAAAGTGCCACGCTCGGATATATCGTCAGCATGGAACTTAGTAAACCCAAAGCTGTTTGAGACCATAGACAAAGACCAAGTGCTTGTGTTTCTTCACATACTAAACCAGAGAGAAAACGGGAAGCGGATTCCTCGAGGTGTTCCAGCGTCGCTTAGAGCAACCTTCTCAAAGGAAGTTCCAACGTATGATTTAAGTGCTGCCGCTGCATCAACGCCCTCTAGAGAAATAAGCGAGCCAAAAGCTCACGACAAAAAGTCCTTCGGTACTAGCTACCTCAACAAAATAGGACAAGCAAACAACACAGATAGAGAAAAGGGCACAGATTTCTCGGCTACGGAAGGTACAGACTGGGAAGAAGTTAGATTGAGGCGAGAATTAGCCAACTTGGAGGAtcttttggagaaggcCAAGCAGGAGAGCAAATCAGGAGGTAAATCCAGCGATAATACCACAAGCGACCTGGCATTACTAAAACATGAGTTTGAGCAATTGCTTAAGTACAAGCAGAATAAGTTGAACGCTGCACAAAGCGTACCAAATTCAGACAAAGATTTGACCGATGTTAAGAACGATATAGAATTGATTGGCTCGCAAGTCCAGGTGCTTGAGGAGTTTTTGGCaggcaaagaaaatgagtTGACCAAACTTCAGCaagagctttcttctttgacttGA
- the ALI1 gene encoding Ali1p, with product MLRSLTNVGVAKHVARPSRAAAVAVSRSARFSTTTFLRKEEEEPLQNLSELPRKSNAPIHAPIENPADKYKETTEELHKFGRYIMSCMPKYIQQFSVWKDELVLYIAPSAVRIVMIFLKNHTPAQFKACMDVTAADYPSRTNRFDVVYNLLSVRHNSRIRVKTYANETSSVPSVVPIFQGANWFERETYDLFGIFFEGHPDLRRIMTDYGFEGHPLRKDFPTTGYTEVRYDEEKKRVVYEPLELTQAWRNFTVGSSVWEQVGEGKDFTPESFKLPTPEPEPQEDEKDKK from the coding sequence ATGTTGAGATCTCTAACTAATGTTGGCGTTGCTAAGCACGTGGCTAGACCGCTGAGGGCTGCCGCTGTCGCCGTTTCCAGATCTGCTCGCttctccaccaccaccttcttgagaaaagaagaggaagagccTCTCCAAAACCTCTCTGAATTGCCCAGAAAGTCTAACGCCCCAATTCATGCCCCTATAGAAAACCCCGCTGACAAGTACAAGGAGACTACCGAGGAGTTGCACAAGTTTGGCCGCTACATTATGTCGTGCATGCCCAAATACATCCAGCAGTTTTCTGTGTGGAAGGACGAGTTGGTGCTTTACATTGCTCCATCGGCCGTGCGGATTGTcatgatcttcttgaaaaaccaTACTCCTGCTCAGTTCAAGGCGTGCATGGATGTGACTGCTGCTGACTACCCATCAAGAACTAACAGATTCGATGTTGTgtacaacttgttgagtgTGCGTCACAACTCCAGAATTAGAGTCAAGACGTATGCCAACGAGACGTCATCTGTGCCTTCGGTGGTCCCTATTTTCCAGGGTGCCAACTGGTTCGAGAGAGAAACCTACGACTTGTTCggcatcttcttcgaggGCCACCCTgacttgagaagaatcatGACAGACTACGGTTTCGAGGGCCATCCTTTGAGGAAAGATTTCCCAACTACTGGTTACACTGAGGTTAGATACgacgaagagaaaaagagagttGTCTATGAGCCTTTGGAGTTGACTCAGGCTTGGAGAAACTTCACTGTGGGCTCCTCTGTGTGGGAGCaggttggtgaaggtaAGGACTTCACTCCTGAGTCTTTCAAGTTGCCAAcaccagagccagagccaCAGGAAGACGAAAAGGACAAGAAATAA